The following are encoded together in the Adhaeribacter arboris genome:
- a CDS encoding lytic transglycosylase domain-containing protein produces the protein MTQPTPYLKYLFFLACLLGVVNLCSQQVTPALTGVNSYRPFPLPKTMSFAGEPVPLEVTDVAERLDRELQSNAYFHSNVLLALKRLQRSLPELERVLEANGLPADFKYVALAESLLGNVISPKGAVGVWQFMPSTARELKLTINDEVDERYHFEKSTIAACNYFKKARQRFGSWTNAAASYNRGMGGLQAALKAQKVTSYYDLYLNEETSRYMFRILALKEIMENPKRYGFDLLQADVYSSVPTRPVTINATIEDLPQFALNQGINYRILRLHNPWLKGYKLTVADTTAIYSLQLPQTIVNPTRDYRSSRF, from the coding sequence ATGACCCAGCCAACTCCTTACCTCAAATACTTGTTTTTTCTGGCTTGCTTGTTAGGAGTAGTAAATTTATGCAGCCAGCAGGTAACTCCGGCTCTTACGGGTGTGAACAGCTACCGGCCTTTCCCCCTCCCTAAAACCATGAGTTTCGCCGGTGAGCCAGTACCCTTAGAAGTAACCGATGTGGCCGAACGCCTGGATCGGGAATTACAATCGAATGCGTACTTTCACTCCAATGTTTTACTCGCTTTAAAACGTTTGCAGCGCTCCTTACCCGAACTGGAACGGGTACTCGAAGCCAATGGTTTACCCGCCGATTTTAAGTACGTAGCCCTGGCCGAAAGTTTACTCGGTAATGTTATTTCTCCGAAGGGTGCGGTGGGAGTCTGGCAGTTTATGCCTTCTACGGCCCGGGAGTTAAAACTTACCATTAACGATGAAGTAGATGAGCGTTATCATTTCGAGAAATCGACCATTGCGGCCTGTAATTATTTTAAAAAAGCCCGGCAGCGCTTTGGCTCCTGGACCAACGCCGCTGCCTCCTACAACCGGGGCATGGGCGGTTTACAGGCCGCCTTAAAAGCCCAAAAAGTTACCTCCTACTACGATTTGTACCTGAACGAAGAAACCTCGCGGTATATGTTCCGGATTCTGGCCTTAAAAGAAATCATGGAAAACCCCAAACGCTATGGTTTTGACTTACTTCAGGCCGATGTTTACTCCTCGGTACCTACTCGGCCGGTAACCATAAATGCTACCATCGAAGATTTGCCGCAGTTCGCCTTAAATCAAGGTATAAATTACAGAATTTTACGCTTGCATAATCCCTGGTTAAAAGGTTACAAATTAACCGTAGCCGATACGACGGCCATCTACTCTCTGCAACTTCCGCAAACCATAGTAAACCCTACCCGCGATTATAGAAGTAGCCGCTTTTAA
- a CDS encoding DUF4142 domain-containing protein, which translates to MKKLTISSLIAFMLVTGFGCNSNKSNSENSTDNTSASGTASDSSGMTSSDTTASSTMNATPTNQSANDFMLKAASGGMMEVELGKMAQEKGSNADVKAFGQKMVEDHGKANAELKTLAAAKNVTLPVDLIAEHQKHVDAMKAMSGADFDKHYMSMMVDDHKKDIAEFEKATQNEDAEVKGFASKTLPVLKMHLDMAQKANAKVSK; encoded by the coding sequence ATGAAAAAATTAACTATTAGCAGCCTGATTGCCTTTATGTTAGTAACGGGCTTTGGCTGTAATTCAAACAAAAGCAATTCTGAAAATTCAACCGACAACACCTCCGCTTCGGGAACTGCTTCCGATTCCAGCGGCATGACTTCTTCGGACACAACCGCTAGTTCTACTATGAACGCTACTCCCACTAACCAATCCGCTAATGACTTTATGCTGAAAGCCGCCAGTGGGGGCATGATGGAAGTAGAATTAGGTAAAATGGCGCAGGAAAAAGGCAGTAACGCCGATGTAAAAGCATTTGGTCAGAAAATGGTGGAAGATCACGGCAAAGCGAATGCAGAATTAAAAACACTGGCCGCTGCTAAAAATGTAACGCTGCCGGTAGATCTGATCGCCGAACACCAAAAACATGTAGATGCCATGAAAGCCATGTCGGGCGCTGATTTCGATAAGCATTATATGAGCATGATGGTGGATGATCACAAGAAAGATATTGCTGAATTTGAGAAAGCTACCCAGAACGAAGATGCGGAGGTGAAAGGATTTGCCTCTAAAACTCTGCCCGTATTAAAAATGCACTTAGATATGGCTCAAAAAGCAAATGCAAAAGTATCAAAATAA
- a CDS encoding enoyl-CoA hydratase-related protein, producing MYETLLLQISDGIATITLNRPEVYNAVNEKLTDELQDILKQIARNNEVRVLVLTGSGKAFCSGQDLKEAAQLENRSLSDSLHKRYNPVIRAMRELPKPIIGKLNGVAAGAGCSLILACDMIIASEAASLSQLFINIGLVPDSGSSFFLPRLVGSLKAFELCTLGTKVNAHDALELGLVNQVVTAEALDKTVQQLAERYAAAPTKAIGLIKKMLQKSGSATLNDMLDYEAYCQDIAGQSTDFREGVAAFLEKRTARFTGN from the coding sequence ATGTACGAAACGCTGCTGCTGCAAATATCGGATGGTATTGCTACTATTACTTTAAACCGGCCGGAGGTGTATAATGCCGTCAACGAAAAGCTTACGGATGAGTTGCAGGATATTTTAAAACAAATAGCCCGTAATAACGAGGTTCGGGTACTGGTACTCACCGGATCGGGTAAAGCCTTTTGTTCCGGCCAGGATTTAAAAGAAGCCGCTCAACTGGAAAATCGCTCCTTATCCGATTCTTTGCATAAACGGTATAATCCGGTTATTCGGGCTATGCGGGAGTTACCGAAACCAATTATTGGTAAATTAAACGGGGTAGCGGCCGGGGCAGGCTGCTCCTTAATTTTGGCCTGCGATATGATAATAGCTTCCGAAGCGGCCAGTTTAAGTCAATTATTTATAAATATAGGCTTGGTACCCGATTCCGGTTCATCGTTTTTTTTACCGCGGTTAGTTGGTTCTTTAAAAGCTTTTGAGTTATGTACCCTCGGTACTAAAGTAAATGCCCACGATGCTCTGGAATTAGGCTTGGTGAACCAGGTTGTAACAGCCGAGGCCCTCGATAAAACAGTGCAGCAATTAGCCGAAAGGTACGCCGCCGCACCTACCAAAGCGATTGGTTTAATTAAAAAAATGCTGCAAAAATCGGGGAGCGCCACCTTAAACGATATGCTTGATTACGAAGCCTATTGCCAGGATATTGCAGGCCAATCAACGGATTTTCGGGAAGGAGTAGCGGCTTTCCTGGAAAAACGAACTGCCCGCTTTACCGGAAATTAG
- a CDS encoding DUF6056 family protein, producing the protein MTQSSGLGIVNRFWGVNGALLVLGLALLPFVMLAVFCHPAADDFWLTNLVIAKGPWQAQLDMRQNWSGRYTAMLIGSFNPLVYHSITLYKVLPIIFLVLFAGSLYGFVAAIIRPQLPRKTVLTLALLLLVLYLHQIPTVAQTIYWMSGVISYQLANILGLFLLTNLIRYYQRVPSKRTISRQLLITFLLIATIGCNETNMAMVAFLLTCFFLLSIWQHHYPDYFLLWLLAVTAIACSFVLLAPGNNMRAQEYPLQHDFWYALGHALLVPINNTLNWLLSSPLLLITSILLFSVAAKWLPKTQVFPKVHPVLVAFILYGCLASGYFVAYWSKHMPSPPRAQNSIYFVFLLGWVINLLIWAQFLRDKLVWLRLPNYVAGVLLLWGILFLFYSKQSNIRIAYSDLLSGKAAHYNHEMQARYVTLKTNACQECPIKTAKNRPKTIFFEEVPADSSWENTFYAQYFGKKLLLISE; encoded by the coding sequence ATGACTCAATCGTCTGGATTAGGAATAGTAAATCGATTTTGGGGAGTAAATGGGGCTTTACTCGTACTTGGCTTAGCCTTGTTACCCTTTGTAATGTTAGCCGTTTTTTGTCATCCTGCCGCCGACGATTTTTGGTTAACCAATTTAGTCATAGCAAAAGGCCCCTGGCAAGCTCAACTCGACATGCGGCAAAATTGGAGCGGCCGTTATACAGCTATGCTAATAGGCAGCTTTAATCCGTTAGTTTACCATTCTATTACTTTATACAAAGTTTTACCCATTATTTTTTTAGTGCTTTTTGCTGGCAGCCTGTACGGGTTCGTGGCAGCTATTATCCGCCCCCAATTACCTCGTAAAACTGTACTGACACTGGCGTTGCTACTACTAGTATTGTACCTGCACCAAATACCTACGGTAGCGCAAACTATTTACTGGATGTCCGGAGTTATTAGTTATCAATTAGCTAACATCTTAGGTTTGTTCTTACTCACTAATTTAATTCGCTATTACCAACGAGTACCCAGTAAACGTACTATCTCCCGCCAACTGCTGATTACTTTCTTATTAATTGCTACTATCGGCTGCAACGAAACCAATATGGCGATGGTAGCATTTTTACTTACTTGCTTCTTTCTGCTTTCTATTTGGCAGCACCACTACCCCGATTATTTTCTACTTTGGCTACTGGCGGTAACGGCTATAGCGTGCAGTTTTGTTCTTTTGGCACCCGGCAACAACATGCGGGCGCAGGAATATCCCTTACAACACGATTTTTGGTACGCACTTGGGCACGCTTTGCTGGTTCCAATCAATAATACATTGAATTGGCTACTTTCCTCTCCGCTTTTACTTATTACGAGTATTTTACTTTTTTCAGTTGCCGCCAAATGGTTACCCAAAACCCAGGTTTTTCCTAAGGTTCATCCTGTATTAGTTGCTTTTATTTTGTACGGATGTTTAGCCAGCGGGTATTTTGTGGCCTACTGGAGCAAACACATGCCTTCTCCTCCCCGAGCACAGAATAGTATTTATTTTGTTTTCCTGCTCGGTTGGGTAATAAATCTGTTAATCTGGGCCCAGTTCCTGCGAGACAAGCTGGTATGGTTGCGGTTACCGAACTATGTGGCAGGTGTGCTACTGCTTTGGGGAATACTTTTTCTTTTTTACAGTAAACAATCCAACATTCGCATAGCTTATTCTGATTTACTTTCCGGGAAGGCAGCCCATTATAACCACGAAATGCAGGCTCGATACGTAACTTTAAAAACCAATGCGTGCCAGGAGTGCCCGATTAAAACTGCTAAAAACCGACCTAAAACTATTTTTTTTGAAGAAGTACCAGCCGATTCTTCTTGGGAGAATACTTTTTACGCCCAATATTTTGGCAAAAAGCTGCTTTTAATTTCAGAGTAA
- a CDS encoding type II toxin-antitoxin system RelE/ParE family toxin: MDRQAIENIHETREYFSYQSRQFADQLTDKLFEKTKNLEHFPQIGRIVPEIDKPEIRELIFRNYQIVYLIVSDSQIDILAVHNGFRPLKEDSLFD; the protein is encoded by the coding sequence CTGGACCGCCAAGCGATCGAAAATATACATGAAACACGTGAATACTTTAGTTATCAATCTAGGCAGTTTGCTGACCAATTAACAGATAAATTATTTGAGAAAACAAAAAATCTGGAACACTTCCCTCAAATAGGCCGAATAGTACCGGAGATAGACAAACCAGAAATTAGAGAATTGATCTTTAGAAATTATCAAATTGTATACCTGATTGTATCCGACAGCCAAATAGATATACTTGCTGTGCATAATGGATTCCGCCCTTTAAAAGAAGATTCATTATTTGATTAA
- the asnS gene encoding asparagine--tRNA ligase, with protein MKRTKVAELLQGNALGQDVLIKGWVRTKRGNKFVNFIAVNDGSTIHTVQVVADVQQFNEESLKDITTGACVAVTGMLVESQGKGQSVEIQAKTIEVLGLADVETYPLQKKGHSLEFLREIAHLRPRTNTFGAVFRIRHAMSYAVHKYFNDKGFYYVQTPIITGSDAEGAGQMFRVTTLDVANPPKTETGAVDFSQDFFGKTTNLTVSGQLEGEVAAMALGEIYTFGPTFRAENSNTTRHLAEFWMIEPEMAFYDLNDNMDLAEEFLKYLVMYALNNCKDDLQFLNDMYDKELLTRLNFVVTNSFERLEYTQAVEILKSAKQKFEFPVEWGTDLQSEHERYLVEKHFKKPVILTNYPKHIKAFYMKQNEDGKTVRAMDVLFPGIGEIIGGSQREENYEKLAARIKEMGIHEEELWWYLELRKFGTAPHAGFGLGFERLILFITGMGNIRDVIPFPRFPKSAEF; from the coding sequence ATGAAACGAACCAAGGTTGCTGAATTGCTGCAAGGTAATGCTTTAGGGCAAGATGTATTAATAAAAGGCTGGGTGCGCACCAAGCGCGGAAACAAATTTGTAAATTTTATTGCCGTAAACGATGGCTCTACCATCCATACCGTTCAGGTGGTAGCTGATGTGCAGCAGTTTAACGAAGAAAGCTTAAAAGATATTACTACCGGCGCTTGTGTAGCCGTAACGGGTATGCTCGTAGAATCGCAAGGCAAAGGCCAATCCGTAGAAATACAAGCCAAAACTATTGAGGTATTAGGTTTAGCGGATGTTGAAACGTATCCGTTGCAGAAAAAAGGACATTCGCTGGAGTTTTTGCGCGAAATTGCGCATTTGCGGCCACGTACCAATACTTTTGGCGCAGTATTCCGCATTCGGCACGCCATGTCGTACGCGGTACATAAATACTTTAATGATAAGGGCTTTTATTACGTGCAAACGCCTATTATTACGGGTTCCGATGCCGAAGGTGCCGGTCAGATGTTTCGGGTAACCACGTTAGATGTTGCCAATCCGCCGAAAACAGAAACGGGTGCCGTCGATTTTTCGCAGGATTTTTTCGGTAAAACTACTAACCTGACGGTTTCGGGTCAGCTAGAAGGAGAAGTGGCTGCTATGGCCTTAGGCGAAATTTACACCTTCGGACCAACTTTCCGGGCCGAAAACTCGAACACTACCCGACATTTAGCCGAGTTTTGGATGATTGAGCCTGAAATGGCTTTCTACGACCTGAACGATAACATGGATTTGGCCGAGGAATTTCTCAAATACCTGGTAATGTATGCTTTAAATAACTGCAAAGACGACTTGCAGTTCTTAAACGACATGTACGATAAGGAGCTTCTTACCCGTCTGAACTTTGTAGTAACTAACAGCTTTGAGCGCTTAGAATACACCCAGGCTGTAGAAATTTTAAAATCGGCAAAGCAGAAATTTGAATTTCCGGTAGAGTGGGGTACTGATTTACAAAGCGAACACGAGCGTTATTTAGTAGAAAAGCACTTTAAAAAACCCGTTATTCTCACCAACTATCCCAAACACATTAAAGCGTTTTACATGAAGCAAAACGAAGATGGTAAAACCGTACGGGCCATGGATGTGTTGTTCCCGGGTATAGGGGAGATTATTGGTGGTTCGCAACGCGAGGAAAATTACGAGAAGCTGGCCGCCCGCATTAAAGAAATGGGTATTCACGAAGAAGAACTGTGGTGGTACCTGGAACTGCGTAAATTCGGTACCGCGCCGCACGCCGGTTTTGGATTGGGCTTTGAGCGTTTAATTTTGTTTATTACCGGTATGGGTAACATCCGCGACGTGATTCCATTCCCGCGCTTCCCAAAAAGCGCGGAGTTTTAA
- the rpoN gene encoding RNA polymerase factor sigma-54 produces the protein MQRLDLKQLLSQKLSPQQIQFIKLLQIPTAELEARIKEEMEMNPALEEGPDEDKERSDEEEGNDDDDFDSDDSLDEDFEEGSSEDSYDSADDNVVDDGGDLDLDDYLHSDEIAGYKMQGDGPGEDEDRDMPLAGTSTLIDSLLDQLGFLNLNEEQEAIGMQLIGSIDNDGYIRRELSSIANDLAFSQNIEATEAEIEAVLRKIQTFDPAGIGARDLQECLLLQLERLDQEEYTEIAERIIDECYDEFTKKHYEKIQSRLDIDDHELKQAINIILKLNPKPGGSDAGAGKPQYIIPDFILTIENGQFNLTLNSRNAPDLRISREYADMFDAYDKSAKKDKKLKETVTFVKQKLDAAKWFIDAIKQRQQTLLRTMEAIVKRQREFFLEGDESKLRPMILKDIAEDIGMDISTISRVANSKSVQTEFGVYPLKYFFSEGIATDSGEDASSREVKHILKEIIDKENKKKPLSDDKLEKMLNEKGYNIARRTVAKYREQLNIPVARLRKEL, from the coding sequence ATGCAAAGACTCGATTTAAAACAACTTTTATCGCAGAAGCTCTCGCCGCAGCAGATACAGTTTATTAAGCTGTTACAAATTCCTACGGCCGAACTGGAAGCCCGGATAAAAGAAGAGATGGAGATGAACCCGGCCCTGGAAGAAGGCCCGGACGAAGATAAAGAACGCTCCGATGAGGAGGAAGGAAATGACGACGATGATTTTGACTCGGACGATAGCTTAGACGAAGATTTCGAGGAAGGCAGTTCCGAGGACTCGTACGACAGCGCAGATGATAACGTGGTTGACGATGGTGGGGATCTGGATTTAGATGATTACCTCCATTCCGACGAAATTGCGGGCTATAAAATGCAGGGCGATGGCCCGGGCGAAGACGAAGACCGGGATATGCCTTTAGCCGGCACTTCCACTTTAATCGATTCGCTCCTGGATCAGTTGGGCTTTTTGAACCTGAACGAAGAACAGGAAGCCATTGGCATGCAGCTCATCGGCAGTATTGATAACGACGGCTATATCCGGCGAGAATTAAGTTCTATTGCCAATGACCTGGCTTTTTCGCAGAATATTGAAGCTACCGAAGCCGAAATAGAAGCCGTTTTACGTAAAATTCAAACTTTCGACCCGGCCGGAATTGGTGCCCGCGATTTGCAGGAATGTTTACTACTGCAACTGGAGCGCCTCGACCAGGAAGAATACACCGAAATTGCCGAACGTATCATAGACGAGTGCTACGACGAATTCACGAAGAAGCACTACGAGAAAATTCAGTCGCGGCTGGATATTGATGATCACGAATTGAAACAAGCCATTAATATTATTTTAAAGCTGAACCCAAAACCCGGTGGCTCGGATGCGGGAGCCGGCAAACCGCAGTATATTATTCCGGATTTTATTTTAACCATTGAAAACGGCCAGTTTAATTTAACGCTTAATTCCCGGAATGCCCCTGACTTGCGCATTAGCCGCGAGTACGCCGATATGTTTGATGCGTATGATAAAAGCGCCAAAAAAGATAAAAAGCTGAAAGAAACGGTAACTTTTGTAAAGCAAAAGCTTGATGCGGCCAAATGGTTTATTGACGCCATTAAACAACGCCAGCAAACCTTGTTACGCACCATGGAGGCCATTGTAAAACGCCAGCGCGAATTTTTCTTGGAAGGTGATGAGAGTAAGCTGCGCCCGATGATTTTGAAAGATATTGCCGAAGACATAGGCATGGATATTTCAACCATTTCGCGGGTAGCCAATAGTAAAAGTGTACAAACCGAATTTGGGGTTTATCCGCTTAAATACTTTTTCTCCGAAGGAATTGCCACCGATTCCGGCGAAGATGCCAGCAGCCGGGAAGTAAAACATATTCTGAAAGAAATTATTGATAAAGAAAACAAAAAGAAACCTTTATCGGACGATAAACTGGAGAAAATGCTCAACGAGAAAGGCTACAACATTGCCCGTCGCACCGTGGCTAAATACCGCGAGCAATTAAATATTCCCGTCGCCCGACTGCGGAAAGAGCTTTAA
- a CDS encoding VOC family protein produces MNSVETSNSDNTASVSVSIAPWLSVRNSGSAVDFYKSAFDAVETYRLEVPDGGTVVKLSVKGAEFWISDGAPDEGSNNPESVGGNSVRLILTVPNPDALFTQALNAGAIQIYPVGEEHGWRLGRLVDPFGLHWEIGHPV; encoded by the coding sequence ATGAATAGTGTTGAAACAAGTAATTCTGATAATACTGCTAGTGTTTCTGTCTCGATTGCTCCTTGGTTATCTGTGCGGAATAGCGGCAGTGCCGTTGACTTTTACAAATCGGCCTTTGACGCTGTAGAAACGTACCGTCTGGAAGTGCCCGATGGAGGAACAGTAGTTAAACTTTCCGTTAAGGGCGCTGAGTTCTGGATAAGCGATGGAGCGCCGGATGAAGGCAGCAATAATCCGGAATCGGTAGGAGGAAATTCTGTTCGCCTGATTTTAACAGTGCCCAATCCGGATGCGCTCTTCACTCAGGCTTTAAACGCCGGAGCAATCCAAATATATCCGGTAGGCGAAGAGCATGGGTGGCGATTAGGGCGATTGGTAGATCCTTTCGGATTGCACTGGGAGATTGGTCACCCTGTATGA
- a CDS encoding TonB-dependent receptor produces MKKLLLLPLIFASATSWAQTTISGTVKDNQGKPIIGANVFLKGLYDGASADTTGHYTFKTEAKGSQILIATFIGYKQKELLLELKPGAQQLTINLAEERNELNTVVITAGAFEASDEKRATLLKPLDIATTAGATADITGALNTLPGTTKVGETGKLFVRGGDSYETKTFMDGLLVNKFYNSSVPDVAARGRFSPFMFSGTVFSSGGYSAEYGQALSSALLLTSNDLATESQTGLSLMAVGVSASETKRWKSSSLAVSADYSNLAPLFGLMKQDLNWQKAPVSVGGTTVFRYKTSKTGMLKVFGSLSQSKMVLQQPDLDQENSTLRVNLHNQNTYLNASYREILSPKWTVRSGLAFSRDQDQLGLNVNKLKTQEWQGLAKTVFTYQASEAISFKAGSEYQQKNFDQHYFIAQPKQTIGGNFTDRTSAVFSEADIYLSNRLVLRPGVRAEYSSRINRTNVAPRASLAYKTGSYSQISAAFGHYYQTPENDYLKYSRNLNFENAKHYILNYQHIQENRTFRLEGFYKKYNQLVTFQQVNTYTFSNLQNRGNGYATGIELFWRDQKTIKHGDYWISYSWLDTKRYNKFYEYAVTPTFAAKHNVAVVYKHFLPKLQTLVGATYSLASGRPYHNPNLPGFNQERTPTYTDLSLNISYLTNIKKHYTILYVSCTNLLGHQNIYGYRFGNIPNAAGEYQSAAIKPPAPRFAFVGLFISINHPTKTQ; encoded by the coding sequence ATGAAAAAACTCCTACTCCTTCCGCTGATTTTCGCCTCGGCTACAAGTTGGGCGCAAACCACTATTTCCGGAACGGTTAAAGATAACCAAGGTAAGCCCATAATCGGGGCCAACGTTTTTTTAAAAGGGCTGTACGATGGAGCTTCGGCGGATACCACCGGCCATTATACTTTTAAAACGGAGGCAAAAGGTTCTCAAATACTAATAGCAACGTTTATCGGGTACAAGCAAAAAGAGCTGTTACTTGAGTTAAAACCGGGAGCGCAACAACTAACAATTAATTTAGCCGAAGAACGGAACGAGCTTAATACCGTGGTAATTACGGCCGGTGCTTTCGAAGCTAGCGACGAAAAACGGGCTACGCTGTTAAAGCCGCTGGACATTGCTACTACGGCCGGGGCCACTGCCGATATTACCGGCGCTTTAAACACCTTACCGGGCACCACCAAAGTAGGCGAAACCGGAAAATTATTTGTGCGGGGCGGTGACAGTTACGAAACTAAAACCTTTATGGATGGGCTGCTGGTAAACAAATTTTATAATTCCAGCGTGCCCGATGTTGCGGCCCGAGGCCGTTTCTCTCCTTTTATGTTCAGCGGCACGGTGTTTAGTTCCGGCGGCTACTCCGCCGAATACGGACAAGCTTTATCCTCCGCTTTATTACTTACTTCAAACGACTTAGCTACCGAAAGCCAGACGGGTTTATCGCTAATGGCAGTGGGCGTAAGCGCTTCGGAAACGAAACGCTGGAAAAGTTCATCGCTGGCAGTATCGGCAGATTATTCTAATCTGGCTCCTTTGTTCGGGCTAATGAAACAAGATTTAAATTGGCAGAAAGCACCCGTTTCGGTGGGCGGCACTACGGTATTCCGGTATAAAACTTCTAAAACGGGTATGCTCAAAGTATTCGGCAGTCTAAGCCAATCAAAAATGGTTTTACAGCAACCAGACTTAGACCAGGAAAACAGCACTTTGCGAGTAAATTTACACAACCAGAATACCTACTTAAACGCGTCTTACCGGGAAATACTAAGTCCGAAATGGACCGTACGGTCAGGTTTGGCTTTCTCCCGCGACCAGGACCAATTGGGTTTAAACGTGAATAAATTAAAAACGCAGGAGTGGCAAGGCCTTGCTAAAACAGTTTTTACGTACCAAGCCAGTGAGGCAATTTCCTTTAAAGCAGGCAGCGAGTACCAGCAAAAAAACTTCGACCAGCATTATTTCATTGCGCAGCCGAAGCAAACGATAGGCGGCAATTTTACCGACCGAACCAGTGCGGTATTCTCGGAAGCCGATATTTACCTGAGCAACCGCCTGGTGCTGCGGCCCGGTGTTCGTGCTGAATACAGCAGCAGAATCAACCGGACTAATGTAGCACCCCGCGCCTCCTTGGCTTACAAAACCGGTAGCTACAGCCAGATATCGGCAGCTTTCGGGCATTACTATCAAACTCCCGAAAACGACTATTTAAAATACTCTCGTAACCTGAACTTTGAAAATGCCAAGCATTATATTTTAAATTACCAGCACATTCAGGAAAACCGTACTTTTCGGCTGGAAGGATTTTACAAGAAATACAACCAACTCGTTACCTTTCAGCAAGTAAACACTTACACCTTTTCCAACCTGCAAAACAGAGGTAACGGCTACGCGACAGGTATAGAACTATTTTGGCGCGACCAGAAAACCATTAAGCACGGCGATTATTGGATTTCGTACTCCTGGCTGGATACCAAACGTTACAATAAGTTCTACGAGTACGCGGTAACTCCTACGTTTGCGGCGAAGCATAATGTAGCGGTTGTATACAAACATTTTTTACCTAAACTCCAAACTTTAGTCGGGGCTACGTACAGCCTGGCGAGTGGCCGGCCGTATCATAATCCGAATCTGCCGGGTTTTAATCAGGAACGCACGCCCACTTATACTGATTTAAGCCTGAACATTAGTTACCTGACCAATATCAAAAAGCATTACACCATTTTGTACGTATCGTGCACTAATTTACTGGGTCATCAAAATATATACGGTTACCGGTTTGGCAATATCCCTAATGCCGCCGGAGAATACCAAAGTGCCGCGATTAAGCCACCCGCTCCTCGGTTTGCTTTTGTCGGGCTATTTATTTCCATCAATCACCCAACTAAAACGCAGTAA
- a CDS encoding DUF4188 domain-containing protein: protein MSIINGRMTTRLDREFVVFLIGMRINKFWSIGQWLPVAMSMPRMIQELVKNPASGFLGSEQWFGRTTIMVQYWESFEKLEAYARNPKAEHYPNWIKFNKQVRASGAVGVWHETYQIAPGKHESIYVNMPPFGLGKVSKSMPVTDYLDEARNRMKVTEQP from the coding sequence ATGAGTATTATTAACGGCCGAATGACTACCCGCTTAGACCGGGAATTTGTGGTGTTCTTGATTGGAATGCGCATTAATAAATTCTGGAGCATCGGGCAATGGTTGCCTGTGGCCATGTCTATGCCCCGCATGATTCAGGAACTGGTAAAAAATCCGGCTTCCGGTTTTCTGGGTAGTGAGCAATGGTTCGGGCGCACTACCATAATGGTACAATACTGGGAATCGTTCGAGAAACTGGAAGCTTACGCCCGCAACCCGAAGGCCGAGCATTATCCGAATTGGATAAAGTTTAACAAGCAAGTACGCGCTTCGGGCGCAGTGGGCGTGTGGCACGAAACGTACCAGATTGCGCCGGGCAAACACGAAAGCATTTACGTAAACATGCCGCCTTTTGGCTTAGGAAAGGTGAGTAAAAGCATGCCGGTAACCGATTACCTGGACGAAGCCCGTAACCGAATGAAGGTAACCGAACAACCTTAG